Below is a window of Candidatus Kapaibacterium sp. DNA.
GTTTACGACGTCCACTCCCCTGCTGTTCCCAGCCCTGAAGAGGTCGAGGCAATCCTCCAACGCGTTCTCAATGTGTTGCCGCCAGAGGCTGTATGGGTCAACCCCGACTGCGGGTTGAAGACTCGGAAATGGGATGAGGTCATCCCTGCACTCCACAACATGGTCACCGCAGCCCGCCGTGTGGCTCAGAGACTCGAGTACCACACCACACAGCAAGATCGCTCATGAGGCTAGAGTCGCAGACCGTACTGGTGCTCGGCGGCTGGGGGTTGGTAGGGTCTGCCGTCTGCCGCCGCATTCTCCAAGAATCCCCGAAGCGACTCATTGTCACCTCCCTGCGCCGAACAGAAGCAGAGGAAGCGGCTGCCGACTTCCGCCGACTCTTCCCCTCTGTCAGCATCGAGGCCTGGTGGGGGGATATCTTCGTCCGCAGCGCCTGGAAGGACCTTCCCCGTAGCGACCTTCTTGCCAATCCTACAACACGGGCTGCCCTCATTGAAGATATCCTCAGCGAGCTGGAAGAAACACGCCTCCAACAGTCTGCACTCTACGAACTCCTCACCACCACTCGCCCCGACATCGTCGTCGACTGCATCAACACTGCCACCGCCATTGCCTACCAGGACATCTACAGTGCTGCCGCTGCCGTTTGGCATGGTCTTCAGCACCACGAGTTTCCCGTGGAAGCCACGGAACGCCTTCTGAGCAGCCTCTACATTCCGCAACTGATTCGCCACATTCAGATCCTCTACCACAGCCTCCTCGCTGCCGGCACTCGCCTGTACTTGAAGGTTGGCACGACAGGGACCGGCGGTATGGGATTGAACATCCCGTATACCCACAGCGAAGAGCGGCCTTCACGAGTCCTCCTGGCGAAGTCCGCCGTTGCTGGAGCCCAATCCTTACTGCTGTTCCTCATGGGCCGTACTCCCGGAGCCCCAATCGTCAAAGAGGTCAAACCTGCCGCCATCATCGCTTGGAAGCGAATTGCCTACGACACGGTACTCTTCCGTGGGCGTCCGCTCATGCGCGTTGATCTCCCCCCTGAAGAGGCCTTGGAGCTCGGGGATACTCTCCCTAGCCATCCACCGACAGCCCTCCGTCGCTTCGAAGAACCGCTGCGCTCTGTCTTCATTGACACGGGAGAGAATGGAGTTTTCGCCCGGGCTGAATTCGAGACCGTCAGCGCTCTCGGACAGATGGAACTTGTCACACCCGAAGAGATCGCCGATATCGTCGTCCGTGAAATCCTTGGTGGTAACACCGGTCACGACACGATTGCTGCGCTCGACAGCGCCGTATTGGGTCCCAGTTACCGCGGCGGTGTCCTACGCCACATCGCTCTGGAAGAGCTGCGCCGGTTAGAGCAGCAACACGGTAGTGAAGGAGTTGCCTTCGAGATGCTCGGCCCGCCGCGACTCACGAAACTACTCTACGAAGCCCATCTCCTACGGCGAGCCTTTGGTACCCTCCAGACAGTGCTCGAACACACCCCAGAAGATTTGGCAGCAAGCCTCTGGAACCTCCTCTGCCGCGACGACCGCTTGCGTTCGCAGATCCTGACCGTCGGCCTTGCCATCCTCCTGCCCGATGGACGCCACTACTTGCGCGGCGCTGAGCTGAAAGTCCCAAGCCCAGAGGAAGACCACCGCTGCACCCCAGAAGCCATCAACCGCTGGTGCGAATCAGGCTGGATTGACCTTCGCCCCTGGAACATGGAACGCTGGCAAGCACGCCTTCGGAAGATGGCCGCCCTTGCCCAAGCCGACAACACAGACAAGAGCTCCGCCGTGGGGGAATGGTATCTACAGTGGTCTCAGCTCCAAGCCCTCAACGAGGGAAGCCTCGCTGCTTGGATTCTGACCTACGAAGAGCATGGCACCCGCGCCAAGCGCTGAGCAGTGCCCCCCCGTTCGTGTCGCTATCTTCGCCTCTGGGCGAGGCAGCAATGCTGAAGCTCTCCTGCGCTTCTCCCAACGACCAGAAGCCCTATACCGCGTCGTGTTCATTCTCAGCAACAACTCTACCGCAGGGGTCCGGCAGGTTGCCGAACGCTACGGAGTCCCATTCATCCATCTCAGTAGCCACACGCACCCCGATCCCACAGCATACACCGAAGCCCTCCTGGCGATCCTCCGAGAGCATAGGGTAGAACTGATAGCGCTAGCTGGCTACCTCAAGAAGGTACCACCAGCCATAGTAGAAGCCTACCCCGGACGCATCTTGAACATCCACCCCGCACTGCTACCACACTTCGGCGGTCCGGGGATGTACGGACTCCGTGTCCACGAAGCCGTCTTACGTGCTGGAGAGACCTACTCTGGCGTCAGCGTCCACCTGGTAGAAGAGGAGTACGACACTGGTCCCGTACTCGCCCAGATCCGCATTCCTGTATTGCCAACCGACACTCCGGAGAGCCTAGCAGAGCGGCTCCTTCCCTACGAGCACGAGCTCTACCCTCGGGTCCTCCAGCAGCAAGCCCGCATCCTACGCCACCGCTAACCCCTAACTGCTGACGGGCTCTCCGCGGAAGTTGTATTTTTACGCCTCTATAAAGCATGTCGGATCCCGCCCGGGAGATCTGCAATGAGAGTCTACGATGCACAGCACGTGCGGAATGCCGTCCTGTTG
It encodes the following:
- a CDS encoding short-chain dehydrogenase, with the protein product MRLESQTVLVLGGWGLVGSAVCRRILQESPKRLIVTSLRRTEAEEAAADFRRLFPSVSIEAWWGDIFVRSAWKDLPRSDLLANPTTRAALIEDILSELEETRLQQSALYELLTTTRPDIVVDCINTATAIAYQDIYSAAAAVWHGLQHHEFPVEATERLLSSLYIPQLIRHIQILYHSLLAAGTRLYLKVGTTGTGGMGLNIPYTHSEERPSRVLLAKSAVAGAQSLLLFLMGRTPGAPIVKEVKPAAIIAWKRIAYDTVLFRGRPLMRVDLPPEEALELGDTLPSHPPTALRRFEEPLRSVFIDTGENGVFARAEFETVSALGQMELVTPEEIADIVVREILGGNTGHDTIAALDSAVLGPSYRGGVLRHIALEELRRLEQQHGSEGVAFEMLGPPRLTKLLYEAHLLRRAFGTLQTVLEHTPEDLAASLWNLLCRDDRLRSQILTVGLAILLPDGRHYLRGAELKVPSPEEDHRCTPEAINRWCESGWIDLRPWNMERWQARLRKMAALAQADNTDKSSAVGEWYLQWSQLQALNEGSLAAWILTYEEHGTRAKR
- the purN gene encoding phosphoribosylglycinamide formyltransferase, giving the protein MAPAPSAEQCPPVRVAIFASGRGSNAEALLRFSQRPEALYRVVFILSNNSTAGVRQVAERYGVPFIHLSSHTHPDPTAYTEALLAILREHRVELIALAGYLKKVPPAIVEAYPGRILNIHPALLPHFGGPGMYGLRVHEAVLRAGETYSGVSVHLVEEEYDTGPVLAQIRIPVLPTDTPESLAERLLPYEHELYPRVLQQQARILRHR